TCATTGCAGTCATTCTACTAGCCAGCTCTGAAGCAGCTGATTCCTGTAATGCGCGTAATAATTGATTCTGTAAATAGAGAGGCAAAAGAGCATTCAATAGCTGATCAGGGCTTTGTTCGAAAACGATATCAGATGGTAATTTCGGCTCTTCATTAGCGGGCGCAGCATCTTTCTCAATAATTAATTGACTATCTTTTGTAGTTAATCTAAAGATTTCGTCTTCCGAATCTGCAATTCCTTGAGGGTCTAGAGGTAAAAGAGTTTGAATAGTAGGATTGCAACTTACCAAGCTTACAAACTTAGTAAAAATAACCTCGACACGGTCAGTGCTTTCAGAGAGAAATTCAGCTAATACTTCACTAGTAATAGATCCTGCATCCTCAGAGGTAGGAACTTGCTCTAATTCTTTAAAAGTAGCCCTTATATTATACAAACTAGATCTATTTTCAAAATATCCAATAGCTTTTTTACCAATCAACACTAGGTCTGGACTATATCCTTGACCTTTTAATTCTGCATATCTTTTTTCCGTTCGTTTAATAATATTTGCATTGTACCCCCCGCACAATCCTCTATCACCAGTAACAGCCAAGAGAGTAATTGTCTTAACTTCACGCCTATTAAGCAAAGGAGAATCAGCAGCTTCAAACTGCATTCTTGATTGTATATTCTCCAAAACTCTTGCCAATCGATCAGCAAAAGGTCGACTCCGAAGGACCTGATCCTGCGCCCTCCGCACTTTCGCAGCAGCAACGAGCCTCATCGCTTCTGTGATTTTTCTAGTGTTTTTGACAGAAACAATTCTGTCTCTTATATCCTTGAGGTTAGCCATAGGTAATTCTCTCTAAGTTATCTGTAATTAAGCTGCAAGCATCGAGGATTTAACCTCATTAATTGCTTCTTTAAGCATTGATTCAGATGCTTCACTTAATACTTTTTCGGAAAGAACATTTTTAATAAAATCAGCCTTATTTGTTTTTAGATAATCACGCAATTCTCGAGCAAACTTAGTCACTTCGTCCTCTGGCACCTCATCAATCAATCCTTTAACACCTGCATAAACAATAGCTACTTGTTCAGCTAGATTAAGAGGATCAAATTGAGGTTGCTTAAGAAGTTCTCTTAGTCTTTTTCCTCTACCTAATTGTTTTTGAGTAGCCTCATCAAGATCTGAAGCAAATTGAGAGAATGCCGCTAATTCATCAAACTGAGCTAATTCAAGTTTTAAAGTACCGGCAATTTTCTTAATAGCTTTAGTTTGCGCAGCTCCTCCTACTCTACTAACTGATATACCTACGTTAATTGCAGGTCTTAATCCAGAGTTGAATAAATCTGAGCTCAAGAAAATCTGACCATCAGTAATTGAAATAACATTAGTTGGTATGTATGCAGAAACGTCACCAGCCTGGGTTTCAATAATAGGCAAGGAGGTCATTGAACCTGCACCCATAGAATCAGAGAGTTTTGCGGCCCTTTCAAGTAAACGACTATGGCAATAAAAAACATCTCCTGGATACGCTTCGCGACCTGGTGGACGACGTAAAAGCAATGACATTTGCCTATAAGCCTGAGCTTG
The sequence above is drawn from the Prochlorococcus marinus XMU1408 genome and encodes:
- a CDS encoding F0F1 ATP synthase subunit gamma, producing MANLKDIRDRIVSVKNTRKITEAMRLVAAAKVRRAQDQVLRSRPFADRLARVLENIQSRMQFEAADSPLLNRREVKTITLLAVTGDRGLCGGYNANIIKRTEKRYAELKGQGYSPDLVLIGKKAIGYFENRSSLYNIRATFKELEQVPTSEDAGSITSEVLAEFLSESTDRVEVIFTKFVSLVSCNPTIQTLLPLDPQGIADSEDEIFRLTTKDSQLIIEKDAAPANEEPKLPSDIVFEQSPDQLLNALLPLYLQNQLLRALQESAASELASRMTAMNNASDNAKELAKNLTIDYNKARQAAITQEILEVVGGAAA